A stretch of Aerococcus urinaehominis DNA encodes these proteins:
- a CDS encoding transglycosylase domain-containing protein yields MTDVENLQEQLTVTTEIYDQNNELAGTLADEHGTYVSLDQISQNLQDAVISTEDKRFYQHPGFDLIGIGRAALGFLGSGGNIVGGGSTLTQQLVKNSYLSSDQTLIRKFKELFLAMEIEKHYDKNQILEMYLNHTYFGNGVYGVEDASQKYFGKSAAELTVDEAAVLAASLKGPSIYNPVDDYDATLERRDLVLELMYNNGFIDEGTYQLAVNTQMPQMDNYIESDNYKYPYYFDAIIEEAIDKYKLDEDQLMNGGYKIYTGLNQAYQNALQGAYNQTDMFPTNPSGDPVQSASIIVDPYTGAVMAEVGGTTDHSFRGFNRATQMRRQPASAIKPLNVYTPALERGFDIFDIVPDQVKSYGADNYTPENYNFESVGEIMLWQALAQSKNTTAVWLMNEIGVNKAMSKLDDFKIPYKQEDLSLASALGGFSQGVSPMEMAGAYTAFVNDGIRSQPHFIQKITDGEGRVVVDQVEPKQNTVMSKEVADKMTAMMLAVFDTGGTGDSYEPYGFELAGKTGTSELTVGDGLSGSTDEWVMAYTPDLVMATWYGFDETSTDNYIYYGSGKTSSNAFATTMSAVLEVSPQTSFDIVSAQQLYSGGEPGSSSNPNNQDYQGSDGIIDGIINGARRLFDRFR; encoded by the coding sequence ATGACTGATGTAGAGAATCTTCAAGAGCAATTAACAGTTACAACTGAGATATACGATCAGAATAATGAATTAGCTGGGACTTTGGCTGATGAGCACGGCACCTATGTTTCATTGGATCAAATCTCTCAAAATTTACAAGATGCAGTGATTTCTACTGAGGACAAGCGATTCTATCAACACCCTGGTTTTGATTTAATTGGGATTGGTCGAGCTGCCTTAGGATTTTTGGGATCTGGTGGGAATATTGTTGGTGGTGGATCAACCTTGACCCAGCAGCTTGTAAAAAACTCTTACTTATCTAGTGACCAGACCCTAATTCGTAAATTCAAAGAACTTTTCCTAGCTATGGAAATTGAAAAACATTATGATAAAAATCAAATTTTAGAAATGTACCTCAACCATACTTATTTCGGTAACGGTGTTTATGGCGTGGAGGATGCTTCGCAGAAATACTTTGGCAAGTCAGCGGCAGAGCTAACAGTAGATGAAGCAGCTGTATTGGCAGCCTCACTGAAGGGGCCAAGTATATATAATCCAGTTGATGATTATGACGCCACCCTAGAACGTCGCGACCTAGTTTTAGAGTTAATGTATAATAATGGTTTCATTGATGAGGGCACCTATCAGCTAGCTGTTAATACGCAAATGCCACAAATGGATAATTATATTGAAAGTGATAATTATAAGTATCCTTACTATTTTGATGCGATTATCGAAGAAGCTATTGATAAGTACAAGCTTGATGAGGACCAATTGATGAATGGGGGCTACAAGATTTATACTGGTCTTAACCAGGCTTATCAAAATGCCCTCCAGGGTGCTTATAATCAGACTGATATGTTTCCGACTAATCCAAGTGGGGATCCGGTCCAATCCGCTAGTATTATCGTTGATCCTTATACGGGTGCGGTGATGGCAGAAGTCGGAGGGACGACAGACCATAGTTTCCGAGGCTTTAATCGGGCTACGCAAATGCGGCGACAACCAGCCTCAGCAATTAAACCACTTAATGTCTATACGCCAGCCTTGGAACGCGGTTTTGATATTTTTGATATTGTGCCTGACCAAGTCAAAAGTTATGGTGCTGATAACTATACACCCGAGAATTATAATTTTGAGAGTGTCGGTGAAATTATGCTATGGCAAGCCCTGGCCCAAAGTAAGAATACCACGGCTGTATGGCTGATGAATGAAATTGGTGTAAACAAGGCGATGTCTAAATTGGATGATTTTAAAATTCCTTATAAGCAAGAGGATCTTAGCTTGGCTTCAGCCTTGGGTGGTTTTAGCCAGGGTGTCTCACCCATGGAAATGGCTGGGGCTTATACAGCCTTTGTTAATGATGGCATTAGGTCCCAACCACACTTTATTCAAAAAATTACCGATGGTGAAGGCCGGGTGGTTGTTGATCAAGTTGAACCAAAACAAAATACAGTGATGTCTAAAGAAGTGGCTGATAAAATGACGGCTATGATGTTAGCTGTATTTGACACAGGTGGCACTGGGGATAGCTATGAACCTTATGGTTTTGAATTGGCTGGTAAAACGGGTACTAGTGAGTTAACTGTTGGTGATGGACTTAGTGGGTCTACTGATGAGTGGGTAATGGCTTATACACCTGACCTAGTCATGGCTACATGGTATGGCTTTGATGAAACTTCAACTGATAATTATATCTATTATGGGTCAGGAAAAACTTCTTCTAATGCCTTTGCCACAACTATGTCTGCTGTACTAGAGGTAAGTCCGCAAACTAGTTTTGATATCGTCTCAGCCCAACAACTTTACAGCGGTGGGGAACCTGGCTCTTCTAGCAATCCAAATAATCAGGATTATCAAGGGTCTGATGGTATCATTGACGGTATTATTAATGGAGCTAGAAGGCTATTTGACCGCTTTAGGTAA
- the proC gene encoding pyrroline-5-carboxylate reductase, with amino-acid sequence MEKTIGIIGAGNMGQAILSGLLKTEDLTTNQLWVSDTDQDKLNRLKDQHQINTTIDNTVLISKCQIIILALKPYIIRPLIQEFAPQLSNKLIISIATGYTLNQATQDLGKQVKFCRAMPNTPALVGKGTSGLAPNKNISDEELSTILSIFNSFGQTIIVTEEVLNSAVTGLIGSGPALVYIIAEAMADAGVHQGLTRDQAMSAAIGVLAGSSQLLAESNLHPGQLKDMVCTPMGTTSELVRTAEKLGIRAAVNESIIAASKRSVEISKQS; translated from the coding sequence ATGGAAAAAACAATCGGGATTATCGGTGCTGGTAATATGGGACAGGCTATCTTGTCTGGTCTACTAAAAACAGAAGATTTAACTACTAATCAACTTTGGGTCAGTGATACTGATCAAGACAAACTAAACCGACTTAAAGATCAACACCAAATTAACACGACTATAGATAACACTGTCTTAATTAGCAAATGTCAAATTATTATTTTGGCTCTAAAACCCTATATTATCCGTCCGCTTATCCAGGAGTTCGCCCCGCAATTAAGCAATAAATTAATTATCTCAATTGCCACAGGTTATACCCTAAATCAAGCCACACAAGATTTAGGCAAGCAAGTTAAATTTTGTCGGGCCATGCCTAATACACCTGCTCTGGTAGGTAAGGGCACAAGCGGCTTAGCACCGAATAAAAATATTTCTGATGAAGAACTTTCAACTATTCTATCAATCTTCAATAGCTTCGGCCAGACCATTATTGTCACAGAAGAGGTTCTTAATTCAGCAGTTACCGGTTTAATTGGCTCAGGACCTGCTCTAGTCTATATAATTGCTGAGGCTATGGCTGATGCAGGGGTTCATCAAGGTCTGACCCGGGACCAGGCAATGTCAGCTGCTATTGGGGTTCTCGCAGGATCTAGCCAATTGCTTGCTGAATCTAATCTCCATCCCGGTCAATTAAAAGATATGGTATGCACTCCCATGGGTACAACAAGTGAACTTGTTAGAACTGCTGAGAAACTTGGCATAAGAGCCGCTGTAAACGAATCTATCATTGCTGCCTCTAAGCGATCAGTTGAAATTTCAAAACAATCCTAA
- a CDS encoding xanthine phosphoribosyltransferase, with protein sequence MSNLKERILKDGQVFPNNVLKVDSFLNHQIDPTVVKEIATEIHKHFADRGITKVFTIEASGIAPAILVAAAFEVPMLFAKKSVPSTMHGADKYVTKVHSYTKDITSDVIISQQYLNEDDVVLIIDDFLANGEASIGLIDLVKQAGAKVAGVGICIEKTFQPGRQRLEEAGAEVYSICRIASLEDGQVTFAEGN encoded by the coding sequence ATGTCTAATTTAAAAGAGCGTATTCTAAAAGATGGCCAAGTTTTTCCTAACAATGTCCTAAAAGTAGATTCATTCCTCAATCATCAAATTGACCCTACCGTTGTTAAGGAAATTGCTACTGAAATCCATAAACACTTTGCTGATAGAGGAATAACTAAAGTTTTTACTATTGAGGCTTCAGGTATTGCTCCTGCCATCTTAGTCGCTGCTGCTTTTGAAGTACCCATGCTATTTGCAAAAAAATCGGTCCCTTCAACTATGCATGGCGCTGACAAATATGTAACCAAGGTCCACTCCTACACAAAAGACATTACTTCGGATGTAATTATTTCACAACAATACCTTAACGAAGATGATGTTGTTTTGATTATTGATGATTTCTTGGCTAATGGTGAAGCCAGTATCGGTTTAATTGACCTTGTTAAGCAAGCTGGTGCTAAAGTAGCTGGCGTTGGAATCTGTATTGAAAAGACCTTCCAGCCTGGTCGTCAACGTTTAGAAGAAGCTGGTGCGGAAGTTTATTCAATCTGTCGAATCGCGTCGCTAGAAGATGGACAAGTGACTTTTGCTGAAGGTAACTAA
- a CDS encoding DUF1189 family protein: MVSQDFATVHQQFPSQMAEEINQIEIVRGKITTDRELVYKGKQALAVINPQADKLESYLDQPGPSLLIFADNFVLEIGDRQYAAGLPDYWIIPNNQVNNENLFSQLNNSFQTELNNQARLIYTLSRHLVFTVGLAIAIFGYALVINHWRNQSRHNNRIYNFKECVAISLLAIGAPCMLTGLLAWLLLDNRILLLLILFAPAIMIYLSYRTTKFN; the protein is encoded by the coding sequence ATGGTTAGCCAAGATTTCGCAACCGTCCATCAACAGTTTCCTAGTCAAATGGCTGAAGAAATTAATCAAATAGAAATTGTTCGAGGAAAAATTACTACAGACAGAGAGTTAGTTTACAAAGGTAAACAAGCTTTGGCAGTAATCAACCCTCAGGCTGATAAATTAGAAAGTTACTTAGATCAGCCTGGACCTAGTTTGCTTATATTTGCAGATAATTTTGTTTTAGAAATTGGTGACCGGCAATATGCAGCGGGTTTACCTGATTATTGGATTATACCCAATAATCAGGTAAACAATGAGAACTTATTTAGCCAGCTAAATAATAGTTTTCAAACTGAGCTCAATAACCAAGCACGGTTAATCTATACTTTAAGTCGTCATTTGGTATTTACGGTTGGACTAGCTATAGCAATCTTTGGCTATGCTTTAGTAATAAATCATTGGCGTAACCAATCTAGACATAATAACCGCATATATAATTTTAAAGAATGTGTAGCTATTTCGCTTTTAGCAATAGGGGCACCGTGCATGCTCACAGGTTTATTAGCCTGGCTGCTTTTAGATAATCGAATTTTACTCTTGCTAATTTTATTCGCTCCTGCTATAATGATATATCTGAGCTACAGGACGACAAAATTTAATTAA
- the queG gene encoding tRNA epoxyqueuosine(34) reductase QueG, whose product MSKNQLNWLEEKEKVRDLALNQVGMDLVGFTTADDFSYMQKSLYEQKAAGHTSGFEHPVIDERLYPKRLLASGQSIVSFALAYPNQPLYEKKRERGVRRGQFARASWGVDYHHLLREKMDQLIACLAERYEGFEAYGMVDTGELSDVAVARRAGLGFIGRNGLLINQKYGSYIYLGEIITNLPFDNDPIIADGCGECRRCIDFCPTGALLGDGRMNAKRCISYLTQTKGYIPREFRDQVGHQIYGCDICQQVCPYNQGIDSHIHPLMEPERDQVEPILQPMLTMSNKQFKEQFGHLAGAWRGKKPLQRNAILALANYRDRSAIPLLLEIIDQDMRPMIRGTAAYAVAKIEKRYNQALVDFISQAYDQECRRSDSDEETRIEFKLALTTLKEKRK is encoded by the coding sequence TTGTCTAAAAATCAGCTAAATTGGTTGGAAGAAAAAGAAAAAGTTCGGGATTTAGCCTTAAACCAAGTTGGCATGGACTTAGTGGGTTTTACTACTGCAGATGATTTTTCCTATATGCAGAAAAGTTTATATGAACAAAAGGCAGCAGGTCACACTTCTGGCTTTGAACATCCAGTCATTGATGAGAGACTTTATCCTAAGAGATTACTAGCATCTGGTCAATCCATTGTTTCTTTTGCCTTAGCCTATCCTAACCAACCTTTATATGAAAAGAAGCGGGAGCGTGGTGTAAGGCGGGGACAATTTGCCCGTGCTTCTTGGGGGGTAGATTATCACCATCTACTGCGGGAGAAAATGGACCAATTGATAGCTTGCTTAGCGGAACGCTATGAGGGATTTGAAGCTTATGGCATGGTTGATACGGGAGAATTGAGTGATGTTGCAGTTGCCAGAAGAGCAGGGCTTGGTTTTATTGGCCGTAACGGCTTGTTAATTAACCAAAAATATGGCTCTTACATCTATCTAGGTGAAATCATTACGAACTTACCTTTTGATAATGACCCTATTATTGCCGATGGATGTGGTGAGTGTCGTCGTTGCATCGACTTTTGTCCAACTGGAGCACTTTTAGGCGATGGGCGGATGAATGCCAAACGGTGTATCTCCTATTTAACCCAGACTAAGGGCTATATTCCACGTGAGTTTCGCGACCAGGTGGGACACCAGATTTATGGCTGTGATATCTGCCAACAGGTGTGCCCTTATAATCAAGGGATAGATAGTCATATACATCCGCTTATGGAGCCGGAACGTGACCAGGTTGAACCAATTTTACAACCGATGCTAACCATGTCCAATAAACAATTTAAAGAGCAATTTGGTCATTTAGCTGGGGCCTGGCGAGGCAAGAAGCCCCTGCAAAGAAACGCTATTTTGGCCCTGGCTAACTATCGTGATCGGTCGGCTATCCCCTTGCTCTTGGAGATTATTGACCAAGACATGCGTCCCATGATAAGAGGAACTGCAGCATATGCAGTAGCCAAAATTGAAAAACGTTATAACCAAGCCCTGGTGGACTTTATTAGCCAAGCTTATGATCAGGAGTGCCGACGATCTGACTCGGATGAGGAAACGCGAATCGAGTTTAAGTTGGCTTTAACTACATTGAAGGAAAAGAGGAAATAG
- a CDS encoding Fur family transcriptional regulator, with translation MTGNRHSEEMIKQTIEILKDEKVRITPQREAMIRYLVENENHPTAEMIFNDLKSSFTSMSLATVYNNLKLFNQLGIVKELNVGDEASHFDFAGDKHYHLICKNCGKIVDIYYPVLNEVESFAHKLTGFDIIGHHLEIYGICPSCQKKDGQAE, from the coding sequence ATGACAGGTAACAGGCATAGTGAGGAAATGATTAAACAAACTATCGAGATTTTAAAGGATGAAAAGGTAAGAATTACACCGCAACGAGAAGCCATGATACGTTATCTAGTTGAGAATGAGAATCATCCGACCGCCGAGATGATTTTTAATGATTTAAAGTCTTCTTTTACGAGTATGAGTCTAGCTACTGTTTATAATAATTTGAAGCTGTTTAATCAATTGGGGATTGTTAAAGAATTAAATGTGGGTGATGAAGCTAGTCATTTTGATTTTGCTGGCGATAAGCACTATCATTTGATTTGTAAGAATTGTGGTAAGATTGTTGATATTTACTATCCCGTTTTAAATGAAGTAGAAAGTTTTGCTCATAAGTTAACCGGTTTTGATATTATCGGTCATCACCTTGAAATTTACGGTATATGCCCTTCTTGTCAGAAAAAAGATGGCCAAGCTGAATAA
- a CDS encoding FUSC family protein: MRLGARTIKTGIGVIIAMLLAEIIPFIGNVMPTFVVILALQQSVKKTWQMLIDRVVAVIIGGLVAVVMYAAFGNNAIIVGLTIILFISILNALNLSDMIGLAAITVVIIMLNDSNDSIIHVAVMRVIENLIGVLVAVAVNIFIFPPKYDRVLYEELNSTNTEILIRLRAILRKNGEYSSISHDLHWAYAKLGKISKYVSLMKEEQVWSRKAAFRLKRKVVVFRNFEQALQAAIELLHVFHENTNVLFLLPDALRFEIRERVETLCAAHEQIFLKFDGRISPKSVNFFQSTVEFRQELLDHIFEQVDESDKTSEEKLEESNALLLITGAMISYEEALIKLNTVVRSYRVHHNDDQYTVDSLEQQN, from the coding sequence ATGCGTCTTGGAGCGCGCACGATTAAAACTGGTATTGGCGTAATCATTGCCATGTTATTAGCGGAAATTATACCTTTTATAGGCAACGTCATGCCAACTTTTGTGGTGATTTTAGCTCTGCAACAATCTGTTAAAAAAACTTGGCAAATGTTAATTGATAGAGTAGTTGCTGTCATTATTGGTGGTCTCGTCGCTGTCGTCATGTATGCAGCCTTCGGAAACAATGCAATCATTGTGGGGCTAACCATTATCTTATTTATATCAATTTTGAATGCACTAAATCTCAGTGACATGATAGGCTTGGCTGCTATTACTGTGGTCATTATTATGCTCAATGATTCTAATGATTCAATTATTCACGTTGCGGTCATGCGGGTTATTGAAAATCTAATTGGAGTCTTAGTAGCGGTGGCCGTCAATATCTTCATATTTCCTCCTAAATATGACCGAGTCCTTTATGAGGAATTGAATTCTACTAATACCGAAATCCTTATTCGTTTGCGCGCTATATTGAGAAAAAATGGTGAATATTCTTCTATATCACATGACCTCCATTGGGCCTATGCCAAGCTAGGCAAGATTTCTAAATATGTTTCGTTAATGAAGGAAGAACAAGTGTGGTCACGTAAAGCTGCCTTTAGGTTAAAGCGTAAGGTTGTTGTGTTTAGAAACTTTGAACAAGCTCTACAAGCAGCCATCGAGTTATTGCATGTTTTCCACGAGAACACCAATGTCCTCTTTTTACTACCTGATGCCTTAAGGTTTGAGATCAGGGAACGCGTTGAGACCCTGTGTGCTGCTCACGAGCAGATTTTTCTTAAATTCGATGGCCGCATCTCCCCCAAATCGGTTAATTTTTTCCAATCAACGGTCGAGTTTCGCCAAGAACTCTTAGACCATATTTTTGAACAGGTAGATGAATCTGATAAAACATCAGAAGAAAAACTTGAAGAGTCAAATGCCCTCCTTTTGATTACTGGAGCTATGATCAGTTACGAAGAAGCACTAATTAAGCTAAACACCGTTGTTCGTAGCTATCGTGTTCATCATAACGATGACCAATACACTGTTGATAGTCTAGAGCAGCAAAATTAA
- a CDS encoding metallophosphoesterase family protein, with amino-acid sequence MLRFIHAADLHLDQSFQNIQAVNEQIFQDIKYASRDSFNHLIDLAINETVDFVVFAGDIYNGDHASLEAQFLFRQGMDRLNDHNIQAFVIYGNHDFIADPSHRVTLPENVYEFPTEITTIDFTSQQGDRVKLTGFSYPSRWLEDNYAKEYPSRDLDADYHIGLLHGQISTGYEGNRYAPFTLSDLKIKNYDYWALGHIHQQQVVTDHPLAVYPGSIQGHSFKESGSKGVALVTLSPASPAQVEFVETSDWQFVNVDHQLPQVDNLDALRDAIERNMHQELMRAREGGVNRLVRLTFHSDGDSESLYWWLNYADQLLDQLQWSLSNQVDQSQSRAYLVDLDLEITPDAKWASSQLFGESLQMQLNEFQNPSYFDDQLQALLTHADWQRYMAPLVNHDQFMDDVISKAESLIVANQANYDQEKRGLN; translated from the coding sequence ATGCTACGATTTATCCACGCGGCTGATTTACATTTAGACCAGTCTTTTCAAAATATTCAAGCAGTTAACGAGCAAATATTTCAAGATATAAAGTATGCAAGCCGTGACAGCTTTAATCATTTAATTGACCTAGCGATTAACGAGACAGTTGATTTTGTTGTTTTTGCTGGTGATATCTATAATGGTGACCATGCTAGTTTAGAGGCTCAATTCCTATTCAGACAGGGAATGGACCGCTTGAACGACCATAATATTCAAGCCTTTGTAATCTATGGTAATCATGACTTTATTGCTGATCCTAGTCACCGAGTGACTTTGCCGGAAAATGTGTATGAATTTCCAACTGAAATCACTACAATCGATTTTACTAGTCAGCAGGGTGACCGAGTTAAACTAACTGGTTTCTCCTATCCTAGTCGCTGGCTAGAAGATAATTATGCCAAGGAATATCCTAGTCGCGATTTAGATGCTGATTATCATATCGGCCTACTCCATGGTCAGATTAGTACGGGTTATGAAGGTAATCGCTATGCACCTTTTACGCTTTCTGATCTGAAAATTAAAAATTATGATTACTGGGCTTTGGGTCATATCCACCAACAACAAGTCGTGACTGATCATCCGCTAGCCGTTTACCCTGGCAGTATCCAAGGACACTCTTTCAAAGAAAGTGGTAGTAAAGGCGTCGCCTTAGTTACCTTATCGCCTGCTAGTCCTGCCCAGGTAGAGTTTGTTGAAACCAGTGACTGGCAATTCGTTAATGTTGACCATCAACTGCCTCAAGTAGATAATTTAGATGCCTTAAGAGATGCGATTGAGCGTAATATGCACCAAGAATTGATGCGAGCGAGAGAAGGTGGGGTTAATCGTTTAGTGAGGTTAACTTTCCATTCTGATGGCGATAGTGAGAGCCTATATTGGTGGTTAAACTATGCCGACCAACTCTTAGACCAATTACAGTGGAGTTTAAGTAATCAAGTTGATCAAAGTCAAAGTCGGGCTTATTTAGTGGACTTAGACTTAGAAATTACTCCTGATGCTAAATGGGCAAGTTCGCAATTGTTTGGCGAATCTTTACAAATGCAGTTAAACGAGTTCCAAAATCCTAGTTATTTTGATGACCAGCTCCAGGCTCTCTTAACTCATGCGGATTGGCAGCGTTATATGGCCCCACTAGTTAACCATGATCAATTTATGGACGATGTCATTAGCAAGGCTGAAAGCCTAATTGTTGCCAATCAAGCTAATTATGACCAAGAGAAAAGAGGTTTAAATTAA
- a CDS encoding L,D-transpeptidase family protein: MKKKGITIFGIIIALLVVIYGGGVFFYQNHIMPNTQVSAVNISNLRPDQANKKISQELGQKEFTINENNQELAKIKVNDIAASIDASSLVNQQMDQQNVWTWPVEFFQTDDLTSQGATAIKIDEDKAYQVLTDLGIDNSQREPYQPKTLVNGENGLEKVAAVIGNTVHLDSFIHQLNTSLANHSDSLNLEDTYQPLDLEDEESKHVQAMLDQAAAIGQANIKMKIDGKEIQVPQDQIKQWLYVDEENNLNVDYEQATNYLYDINQEVAALLQPREFNGTIQGTVTVQPGTYGWYIDRDVATQELIDHILAAKDVTFEPTIAGEGYGQANYYGDSYIEIDLSNQKMWVYLNGEMALETDIVSGMAGTGVPTPTIPGSYAVWNKESPSVLVGVNQQLGNAYRQPVNYWLPFDFTGQGIHDANWQSNFGGSSYINAGSQGCINTPPSVMPTVFEMAYVGMPVVIYN, translated from the coding sequence ATGAAGAAAAAGGGAATAACAATATTTGGAATTATTATCGCCTTACTAGTGGTTATTTATGGAGGTGGTGTGTTTTTCTATCAGAATCACATCATGCCTAATACCCAAGTTAGTGCTGTTAATATCAGTAATTTAAGGCCAGATCAGGCCAATAAAAAAATTAGCCAAGAATTAGGACAAAAGGAATTTACTATTAATGAAAATAATCAGGAGCTAGCTAAAATTAAAGTGAATGATATTGCTGCTAGTATAGATGCTAGTTCTTTGGTTAATCAGCAGATGGATCAACAGAATGTGTGGACTTGGCCAGTTGAATTTTTCCAAACTGATGATCTTACTAGTCAAGGTGCTACCGCCATTAAAATTGATGAGGATAAGGCTTACCAAGTATTAACTGATTTGGGCATTGATAATAGCCAACGTGAGCCTTATCAGCCTAAGACCTTAGTAAATGGTGAAAATGGCTTAGAAAAAGTAGCTGCTGTTATTGGCAATACTGTTCATTTAGATAGCTTTATTCACCAACTAAATACGAGTTTAGCTAACCATAGTGATAGTCTAAATCTGGAAGACACTTACCAACCTTTGGATCTTGAAGATGAAGAAAGTAAGCACGTCCAGGCTATGCTCGATCAGGCTGCTGCGATTGGGCAAGCAAATATTAAAATGAAGATCGATGGTAAAGAAATTCAGGTACCTCAAGACCAGATAAAACAGTGGCTGTACGTAGATGAAGAGAACAACTTAAATGTAGACTATGAACAAGCTACTAATTACTTATATGATATTAATCAAGAAGTGGCTGCTTTATTACAACCACGTGAATTTAATGGTACGATTCAGGGCACGGTAACTGTTCAGCCTGGCACTTACGGTTGGTATATCGACCGAGATGTTGCTACTCAGGAATTAATCGATCATATTTTAGCTGCTAAAGATGTTACTTTTGAACCGACTATTGCCGGTGAAGGGTATGGTCAAGCTAATTATTATGGCGATAGTTATATAGAAATTGATTTGTCAAACCAAAAGATGTGGGTATATCTAAATGGCGAAATGGCACTGGAAACGGATATTGTTTCTGGTATGGCGGGGACAGGCGTGCCAACGCCGACAATTCCAGGTTCGTATGCAGTCTGGAATAAAGAGTCTCCTTCAGTCTTGGTTGGGGTTAACCAACAATTAGGTAACGCCTATAGACAACCTGTTAACTATTGGTTGCCATTTGATTTTACCGGTCAAGGTATTCACGATGCTAACTGGCAGTCAAACTTTGGTGGCAGTAGCTATATCAATGCTGGCTCACAAGGCTGTATTAATACACCGCCTTCAGTGATGCCTACAGTATTTGAAATGGCCTATGTAGGTATGCCTGTTGTTATTTATAATTAG
- the trmL gene encoding tRNA (uridine(34)/cytosine(34)/5-carboxymethylaminomethyluridine(34)-2'-O)-methyltransferase TrmL, producing the protein MTIHIVLYEPLMPANTGNIARTCAATDTHLHLIEPLGFKTDDKHLKRAGLDYWDKVQISYHQDLPSFMTYLSDQPLFLITKFANRTYDQANYRQLAQAGQDIFLMFGKETTGLPEDFMRQHENQCLRIPMDDSHVRSLNLSNCVALVLYELLRQLDFMHLELSHHYEHDKLD; encoded by the coding sequence TTGACTATCCACATTGTTTTATACGAACCCTTGATGCCAGCTAATACAGGCAATATTGCTAGAACCTGTGCTGCTACGGATACACATTTACACTTGATTGAGCCCTTAGGATTCAAAACCGATGATAAGCATTTAAAACGGGCGGGTCTTGATTATTGGGACAAGGTGCAAATAAGCTACCACCAGGATTTGCCTAGTTTTATGACATATTTAAGTGACCAGCCTTTATTTTTAATTACAAAATTTGCTAATCGAACTTATGACCAAGCAAATTATCGCCAGCTAGCTCAAGCTGGGCAAGATATCTTTTTAATGTTTGGCAAGGAAACAACCGGCTTACCTGAAGACTTTATGCGTCAGCATGAAAACCAATGTCTACGCATTCCTATGGATGATAGCCATGTGCGTAGTTTAAATTTATCTAATTGCGTAGCCTTAGTTCTTTATGAACTACTCAGACAATTAGATTTTATGCATTTAGAATTAAGTCATCACTATGAGCATGATAAGTTAGATTAG
- a CDS encoding YlbF family regulator → MMANIYDTVNKLELELREHEDFKALQVAMAAVLADQDAAALYEEFRSFQLDLQMKSQLGQDMSEDDVEAAKKLQDKMTANETIQTLLESEQKVSQLLDDINRIVTRPIQEVYQAGQTN, encoded by the coding sequence ATGATGGCGAATATTTACGATACTGTTAACAAGCTTGAATTAGAATTAAGAGAACATGAGGATTTTAAAGCATTGCAAGTTGCGATGGCAGCAGTATTAGCTGATCAAGATGCAGCAGCACTGTACGAGGAATTCCGTAGTTTTCAACTTGACCTGCAAATGAAGAGTCAACTTGGCCAAGACATGTCTGAAGATGATGTTGAGGCAGCAAAAAAATTGCAAGATAAGATGACAGCTAATGAGACGATTCAAACACTTTTGGAGAGTGAACAAAAAGTAAGTCAATTATTGGACGATATTAATCGAATTGTTACTCGTCCTATTCAAGAAGTTTACCAAGCTGGACAAACCAATTAA